A portion of the Mesobacillus sp. AQ2 genome contains these proteins:
- a CDS encoding DUF2529 domain-containing protein, producing MLKMFSTQLAGLFNRLMEKEEFSIEDGARLLAQAAAGEGKIYIFGTGEMKAVELEAVYGEEPLQSAAILSKETEIEAADRVLIVSRYADNEEAVKMAGIIQEKGIPFVAISTVRNENEGLNTLADVHIDLRIKKGLLPDDAGNRIGYPTSMAALYIYFGLKFTIEEILEDY from the coding sequence ATGTTAAAAATGTTTTCGACACAATTGGCCGGATTATTCAACCGGCTGATGGAAAAAGAAGAATTTTCAATTGAGGATGGAGCACGGCTGCTGGCACAGGCTGCTGCCGGAGAAGGCAAAATTTATATTTTCGGTACCGGGGAAATGAAGGCTGTTGAACTTGAAGCCGTTTATGGCGAAGAGCCACTTCAATCTGCAGCTATTTTATCGAAGGAAACAGAAATAGAAGCCGCAGACCGCGTGCTGATTGTCAGCCGCTACGCCGATAATGAAGAGGCAGTCAAAATGGCAGGCATTATACAGGAAAAAGGGATCCCGTTCGTGGCGATTTCTACCGTCCGGAATGAAAATGAAGGACTGAATACGCTTGCGGACGTCCATATTGATTTACGAATCAAAAAAGGCCTGCTGCCGGATGATGCCGGCAACAGAATTGGCTATCCCACTTCTATGGCGGCACTGTATATCTATTTTGGCCTAAAATTCACGATTGAGGAAATTTTGGAAGACTATTGA
- the glpX gene encoding class II fructose-bisphosphatase has translation MERSLTMELVRVTEAAALASARWMGRGKKDEADDAATSAMRDVFDTIPMKGTVVIGEGEMDEAPMLYIGEKLGTGYGPRLDVAVDPLEGTNIVASGGWNALAVLAVADNGNLLHAPDMYMDKLAVGPEAVGMVDINASVLDNLKAVAKAKNKDIEDVVATVLNRPRHEHIIAQLRDAGARIKLINDGDVAGAINTAFDTTGVDILFGSGGAPEGVIAAVALKSLGGEIQGRLLPQNDAELERCKKMGIDVNKVLLMEDFVRGDDAIFAATGVTDGELLKGVQFKGSYGSTHSVVMRAKSGTVRFIEGQHSLKKKPHLVMK, from the coding sequence ATGGAACGTAGCTTAACGATGGAGCTTGTCCGCGTGACCGAGGCGGCGGCGCTTGCGTCAGCACGCTGGATGGGACGCGGAAAAAAAGACGAAGCTGACGATGCTGCAACGTCGGCAATGAGAGATGTGTTTGACACCATCCCGATGAAAGGTACAGTCGTGATCGGTGAAGGTGAAATGGATGAAGCACCGATGCTGTATATCGGTGAAAAGCTTGGGACAGGCTATGGCCCGCGTTTGGATGTAGCGGTCGATCCTTTGGAAGGAACGAATATCGTAGCGTCCGGCGGCTGGAATGCCCTTGCTGTCCTAGCGGTGGCAGATAACGGCAACCTGCTTCATGCACCTGACATGTACATGGATAAGCTTGCAGTAGGACCAGAGGCGGTTGGAATGGTCGATATCAATGCTTCTGTCCTTGATAACCTGAAGGCAGTTGCAAAAGCGAAGAACAAGGATATTGAAGATGTTGTAGCGACGGTATTGAACCGTCCGCGCCATGAACATATCATTGCCCAGCTTCGTGATGCCGGAGCAAGGATCAAACTGATCAATGACGGAGATGTAGCAGGCGCGATCAATACGGCGTTTGATACTACCGGCGTGGATATCCTGTTTGGTTCAGGCGGAGCACCTGAGGGTGTCATCGCAGCTGTAGCACTTAAAAGCCTCGGCGGTGAAATCCAGGGAAGATTGCTTCCGCAAAATGATGCAGAGCTTGAGCGATGCAAAAAAATGGGCATCGATGTCAATAAAGTCCTCCTTATGGAAGATTTCGTCCGCGGCGACGATGCGATCTTTGCAGCCACAGGCGTAACAGACGGCGAGCTGCTTAAAGGAGTCCAGTTCAAAGGCTCATACGGCTCAACCCACTCCGTCGTCATGCGTGCAAAATCAGGCACAGTCCGGTTCATCGAAGGCCAGCACAGCCTGAAGAAAAAACCTCACTTAGTCATGAAATAA
- a CDS encoding UDP-N-acetylglucosamine 1-carboxyvinyltransferase: MEKLKIAGGYPLKGTVRVSGAKNSAVALIPATILAESPVTIEGLPDISDVHMLKDLMEEIGGSVEFSNNEMTVDPSSMISMPLPNGKVKKLRASYYLMGAMLGRFKKAVIGLPGGCHLGPRPIDQHIKGFEALGASVTNEQGAIYLRADELRGARIYLDVVSVGATINIMLAAVRAKGRTIIENAAKEPEIIDVATLLTNMGAKIKGAGTDVIRIDGVDELHGCRHTIIPDRIEAGTYLILGAAIGDGVTIDNVIPQHIESLVAKLKEMGAKIEASDEQIYVAPAEKYKAVDIKTLVYPGFPTDLQQPFTALLTRAEGSSVVTDTIYGARFKHIDELRRMNANIKVEGRSAIISGPVKLQGAKVKASDLRAGAALVIAGLMAEGVTEVTGVDHIDRGYSHIVEKLNGLGATIWREDMTSEEQEEVKKS, encoded by the coding sequence ATGGAAAAGCTTAAGATTGCAGGCGGTTATCCTTTAAAAGGGACTGTACGGGTAAGCGGCGCGAAAAACAGCGCGGTAGCCTTGATCCCCGCAACTATTTTAGCTGAATCGCCTGTAACCATTGAAGGTTTGCCGGATATTTCCGATGTTCATATGCTCAAGGACTTGATGGAGGAAATCGGCGGTTCTGTTGAATTCTCGAACAATGAAATGACGGTAGATCCGTCTTCCATGATTTCCATGCCTTTGCCGAATGGAAAAGTGAAAAAGCTGCGAGCTTCTTACTATCTAATGGGAGCGATGCTTGGCCGTTTTAAAAAGGCTGTCATTGGACTGCCTGGCGGATGCCATTTGGGTCCCAGGCCGATTGACCAGCATATAAAAGGATTCGAAGCACTTGGTGCCAGCGTGACAAATGAGCAGGGTGCAATCTATCTTCGTGCAGATGAGCTTCGCGGAGCAAGAATCTATCTTGACGTCGTAAGCGTTGGGGCAACGATCAATATCATGCTTGCAGCTGTACGGGCAAAAGGGCGGACCATCATTGAAAATGCCGCCAAAGAGCCGGAAATCATTGACGTAGCAACATTGCTCACCAATATGGGAGCGAAAATCAAAGGAGCCGGAACCGATGTAATCCGTATCGATGGTGTGGACGAGCTTCATGGCTGCCGCCATACTATCATTCCGGATCGAATCGAGGCAGGAACATATTTGATTCTTGGAGCTGCGATTGGTGATGGCGTCACGATTGATAATGTCATTCCGCAGCATATTGAGTCACTTGTGGCCAAGCTGAAGGAAATGGGAGCCAAAATTGAAGCCAGTGATGAACAAATCTATGTTGCTCCTGCTGAGAAGTACAAGGCGGTCGACATTAAGACACTCGTTTATCCAGGATTCCCGACAGACCTGCAGCAGCCATTCACCGCACTGCTCACAAGGGCGGAAGGCTCAAGCGTTGTCACGGATACAATCTATGGCGCACGCTTTAAGCATATCGATGAACTGAGAAGAATGAATGCCAATATCAAAGTTGAAGGCAGATCTGCGATCATCAGCGGTCCGGTCAAGCTTCAGGGAGCCAAGGTTAAGGCAAGCGATCTCCGCGCCGGAGCAGCTCTTGTCATTGCCGGCCTTATGGCTGAAGGTGTCACTGAGGTGACGGGTGTAGACCATATCGATCGCGGCTACAGCCACATCGTTGAAAAGCTGAATGGGCTCGGTGCCACAATTTGGCGTGAAGATATGACCTCTGAAGAGCAAGAAGAAGTAAAAAAATCATAA
- the rho gene encoding transcription termination factor Rho translates to MEVNISSLENMKLKELYELAKEYKVSYYSKLTKKELIFAILKARAEQQGYFFMEGVLEIIQSEGFGFLRPINYSPSSEDIYISASQIRRFDLRNGDKVSGKVRPPKENERYFGLLQVEAVNGDDPESAKERVHFPGLTPLYPDRQMKLETTHNKVSTRIMDVLAPVGFGQRGLIVAPPKAGKTMLIKEIANSITTNHPEAELIVLLIDERPEEVTDIERSVAGDVVSSTFDEVPENHIKVAELVLERAMRLVEHKRDVIILMDSITRLARAYNLVIPPSGRTLSGGIDPAAFHRPKRFFGAARNIEEGGSLTILATALVDTGSRMDDVIYEEFKGTGNMELHLDRSLAERRIFPAIDIRRSGTRKEELLIPKDHLDKLWAIRKSMSDSPDFAEKFLRKLRQSKSNEDFFAVLGEEMKGNNKRS, encoded by the coding sequence ATGGAAGTAAATATTTCAAGCTTAGAAAATATGAAATTGAAAGAGCTTTATGAACTCGCGAAAGAGTATAAAGTCTCTTACTACAGCAAGTTGACGAAAAAAGAACTTATTTTTGCTATTTTAAAAGCACGTGCCGAACAGCAGGGTTATTTTTTCATGGAAGGTGTCCTGGAAATCATCCAGTCTGAGGGCTTTGGATTCCTGCGCCCAATCAACTATTCCCCAAGCTCAGAGGACATCTACATTTCGGCTTCGCAGATCCGCCGTTTTGACTTAAGGAACGGGGACAAGGTATCGGGTAAAGTCCGTCCTCCTAAAGAGAACGAACGTTATTTCGGATTGCTTCAGGTCGAGGCTGTCAACGGTGATGACCCAGAATCGGCAAAAGAAAGGGTTCACTTCCCGGGATTGACGCCATTGTACCCAGACCGTCAGATGAAGCTTGAGACTACACACAACAAGGTTTCCACCAGAATCATGGATGTCCTTGCACCAGTCGGCTTTGGACAGCGCGGATTGATTGTCGCTCCGCCAAAGGCTGGTAAAACGATGCTTATCAAAGAAATTGCCAACAGCATTACAACGAACCATCCGGAAGCGGAACTGATTGTGCTATTGATCGATGAGCGTCCTGAAGAGGTAACAGATATCGAGCGTTCCGTTGCCGGCGATGTAGTCAGCTCCACTTTTGACGAAGTGCCTGAAAACCATATCAAGGTTGCAGAGCTTGTGCTTGAGCGTGCGATGCGCCTTGTCGAGCATAAGCGTGATGTCATCATCCTGATGGACAGCATCACACGTCTTGCACGTGCCTACAACCTTGTCATTCCGCCAAGCGGACGTACATTGTCCGGTGGTATTGACCCTGCGGCATTCCACCGTCCGAAGCGTTTCTTCGGTGCTGCGCGTAATATCGAGGAAGGTGGCAGCTTGACGATCCTTGCAACTGCGCTTGTAGATACAGGCTCACGTATGGACGATGTCATTTACGAAGAATTCAAAGGAACAGGTAATATGGAACTTCACCTTGACCGTTCACTTGCCGAAAGAAGGATCTTCCCGGCCATCGACATCCGTCGCTCCGGAACGCGTAAGGAAGAATTGCTTATTCCAAAGGACCATCTGGACAAGCTGTGGGCGATCCGCAAATCGATGTCCGATTCACCGGATTTCGCGGAAAAATTCCTGCGCAAGCTAAGACAGTCCAAGTCGAATGAAGATTTCTTCGCAGTACTTGGTGAAGAAATGAAAGGCAATAACAAGCGCTCATAA
- a CDS encoding response regulator, with protein sequence MKEKILIVDDQFGIRILLNEVLQKEGYQTYQAANGVQALELVKKHPPDLVLLDMKIPGMDGIEILKRMKVIDPDIRVIIMTAYGELDMIQEAMDLGALTHFAKPFDIDDIRAAVKKYSQTVSKD encoded by the coding sequence ATGAAAGAAAAAATACTAATTGTTGACGACCAATTTGGCATCAGAATTCTACTTAATGAAGTGCTGCAAAAAGAAGGTTATCAAACGTACCAGGCTGCAAATGGCGTCCAGGCCCTGGAACTGGTTAAGAAGCATCCACCCGATCTCGTTCTTCTGGACATGAAAATCCCGGGCATGGATGGTATTGAAATTTTAAAAAGAATGAAAGTAATCGACCCGGATATACGCGTCATCATCATGACCGCCTATGGCGAGCTGGATATGATTCAGGAAGCGATGGACCTTGGTGCTTTGACCCACTTTGCCAAGCCATTCGATATTGATGATATCCGCGCAGCAGTAAAGAAATATTCACAAACCGTATCAAAAGATTGA
- the fsa gene encoding fructose-6-phosphate aldolase, producing MKFFIDTANMEEIREAYTLGILSGVTTNPSLVAKEKNVKFEDRLKEITELVPGSVSAEVIALDAEGMIKEGKELAAIAPNITIKVPMTPEGLKAVSVFSKEGIKTNVTLVFSANQALLAARAGATYVSPFLGRLDDIGHNGLDLISTIAEIFTIHGIDTEIIAASIRHPQHVTDAALRGAHIATVPYKVIQQMFNHPLTDKGIEAFLKDWESRGQ from the coding sequence ATGAAGTTTTTTATCGATACTGCAAATATGGAAGAAATCCGCGAGGCCTATACTCTTGGAATTTTATCAGGTGTCACGACAAACCCGTCACTTGTGGCAAAAGAAAAGAATGTGAAGTTTGAGGACCGTCTGAAGGAAATTACCGAATTGGTCCCTGGCTCTGTCAGTGCCGAAGTCATCGCGCTTGATGCAGAAGGCATGATCAAAGAGGGAAAAGAATTAGCTGCAATCGCACCGAACATTACGATCAAAGTTCCGATGACTCCAGAAGGGCTGAAGGCTGTTTCCGTATTCTCAAAAGAGGGAATCAAGACAAACGTAACACTGGTCTTCAGTGCAAACCAGGCATTGCTGGCAGCCAGAGCGGGGGCTACATACGTGTCACCATTCCTTGGCCGCCTCGATGACATCGGCCATAACGGACTCGACCTGATTTCAACGATTGCCGAAATCTTCACCATCCACGGAATCGACACAGAAATCATCGCAGCATCCATCCGTCACCCACAACACGTAACAGACGCAGCACTAAGAGGCGCACATATCGCCACCGTACCATACAAAGTCATTCAGCAAATGTTCAACCACCCGCTGACAGACAAAGGAATCGAAGCATTTTTGAAAGACTGGGAATCTCGCGGACAGTAA
- the rpmE gene encoding 50S ribosomal protein L31 — MKSGIHPNYKTVKVTCACGNEFETGSVKDEIRVETCSECHPFYTGRQKFAEAGGRVDRFNKKYGLKNNQ, encoded by the coding sequence ATGAAATCAGGAATTCATCCAAACTACAAAACAGTTAAGGTGACTTGCGCTTGCGGAAACGAATTCGAAACTGGTTCTGTTAAGGACGAGATTCGCGTTGAAACTTGCTCTGAATGCCACCCATTCTATACTGGACGTCAGAAGTTTGCTGAAGCTGGCGGACGTGTTGACCGCTTCAACAAGAAATACGGTCTTAAAAACAACCAGTAA
- a CDS encoding thymidine kinase — MYVMKQSGWIELICGSMFSGKSEELIRRVRRTQFAKQKIAVFKPAIDNRYSEESVVSHNGAAVTAKPIANSTDIFKHINPDIDVIAIDEVQFFDNEILAVVQHLADSGYRVIVAGLDQDFRGEPFGQMPALMAVAENVTKLQAVCAVCGSPASRTQRLINGKPASYDDPVILVGASEAYEPRCRHHHEVPKSPNELKIEKTTQSLT; from the coding sequence ATGTACGTTATGAAACAAAGCGGCTGGATCGAATTGATCTGCGGCAGCATGTTTTCCGGTAAATCCGAAGAACTGATCCGCCGCGTGCGCAGGACGCAATTTGCAAAGCAAAAAATTGCTGTTTTCAAGCCTGCGATTGATAACCGCTACAGCGAAGAATCGGTTGTATCACACAACGGAGCAGCAGTTACTGCCAAGCCTATTGCCAACTCTACTGATATTTTCAAGCACATCAACCCTGATATCGATGTCATTGCCATCGATGAAGTCCAGTTTTTTGACAATGAAATCCTTGCGGTTGTCCAGCACCTGGCAGACAGCGGCTATCGCGTCATCGTTGCCGGGCTTGACCAGGATTTCCGCGGCGAGCCATTCGGCCAAATGCCTGCGTTGATGGCTGTTGCTGAAAATGTGACCAAGCTTCAGGCTGTATGTGCTGTCTGCGGATCGCCTGCAAGCCGTACACAGCGTCTGATCAACGGCAAACCGGCTTCTTACGATGATCCAGTCATACTTGTTGGCGCATCAGAAGCATATGAGCCGCGCTGCAGACACCACCATGAGGTGCCAAAATCACCAAATGAGCTTAAAATCGAAAAAACGACGCAAAGCTTAACATAA
- a CDS encoding class II fructose-bisphosphate aldolase has translation MPLVSMTEMLKKANAEGYAVGQFNLNNLEFTQAILQAAEAEKSPVILGVSEGAARYMGGFKTVVKMVEGLMEDYNTTVPVAIHLDHGSSFDKCKEAIDAGFTSVMIDASHGPFEENVSTTSKVVEYAHSKGVSVEAELGTVGGQEDDVVADGVIYADVQECKELVERTGIDCLAPALGSVHGPYKGEPNLGFKEMEEINKVAGVPLVLHGGTGIPTKDIQKAVSLGTAKINVNTENQIASAKVVRQVLAEKPNEYDPRKYLGPARDAIKETVIGKMREFGSSNKA, from the coding sequence ATGCCTTTAGTTTCAATGACTGAAATGCTGAAAAAAGCGAATGCGGAAGGCTACGCTGTTGGGCAATTCAACTTAAATAACCTTGAGTTCACTCAAGCGATCCTTCAGGCTGCAGAAGCTGAGAAGTCACCGGTTATTCTTGGTGTTTCTGAAGGTGCTGCACGCTACATGGGCGGCTTCAAGACTGTTGTGAAAATGGTAGAAGGTTTGATGGAGGACTATAACACTACAGTTCCTGTCGCTATTCACCTTGACCACGGTTCAAGCTTCGACAAATGTAAAGAGGCAATCGACGCAGGCTTCACATCTGTCATGATCGATGCTTCACACGGACCTTTCGAAGAGAATGTTTCAACAACTTCAAAGGTTGTAGAATACGCTCACTCAAAAGGTGTTTCTGTTGAAGCAGAACTTGGAACTGTCGGCGGACAGGAAGACGATGTCGTTGCTGACGGCGTTATCTATGCTGACGTACAAGAGTGTAAAGAACTTGTTGAGCGCACTGGCATTGACTGCCTTGCTCCTGCACTTGGTTCTGTACACGGCCCTTACAAAGGCGAACCAAACCTTGGTTTCAAAGAAATGGAAGAAATCAACAAGGTTGCAGGCGTACCATTGGTATTGCACGGCGGTACAGGCATTCCAACAAAAGACATCCAGAAAGCAGTCTCTTTAGGAACTGCTAAAATCAACGTTAATACTGAAAACCAGATTGCTTCAGCTAAAGTTGTCCGCCAGGTATTGGCTGAAAAGCCTAACGAGTACGATCCACGCAAATACCTTGGACCAGCTCGTGACGCAATCAAAGAAACTGTGATCGGCAAAATGCGCGAATTTGGTTCTTCTAACAAAGCGTAA